The Drosophila sulfurigaster albostrigata strain 15112-1811.04 chromosome 3, ASM2355843v2, whole genome shotgun sequence genomic sequence GAAATTTCAAAAAACTTTCGCTCTGCAGCACCAGAGCTGTGTGGCAACGAAGTCAAGTTGTTTATGAATTCTATTAAGTTCCTGAACAGCGCGCTGTTCGTCAACACCgtttttttactttcaatgTCTGTCCAAAATTTACGaatatctttttcttttccctGATTTAAAGAAAGTCGGAATTGGTTTCATTGGGATATTATATCATCAGGATCACCattgtataaattttcaaaGGTTTTCATTAGAGGTACTATACCAAGTTTTTCTTTGCTTAGAATTTTGGCTGAgtcacaaattgtgattcacaatatatttaaatactagactaggcatattgaaaatttacCAATATGAAAAAAAGTGATCCAATGTACTAACCACGGTTGCCAcgcattttttatgcgttggtacattggatcacttttttttcattttggtacattttcaaaataccTGCCTGCCttttatgttcacacatattattttaataaatggctctgttccaccagacacaaattttgtatcagttagaaattgaacCATGACTAACACTGGAAAATATTGCATACAGTCGATTTGCGACGTATTGtgtcaattgagaaaatatgtatgcgccGTATCACTACGTAAACAGTTATATAttgtgaatcacaatttgtgaaatacaaaagatCTTTCGTGAAAAGatttgtggtacatttttgctaaaattggtacattttttcaaaattttggtacaaaaaatttttttgaaatggCAACCGTGGTTAACTagcgcataaaaaatgtaccagttttggtacatttgtaccaaaagtggcaaccgtgCATACATTAATAACTTCAATGTTAATGATTCCcgaaaattaaattggaaTCGGATACAAATTATAGCTTGTAGTTATTCTACTTTGgctaattttgatattttttcggtatatttatatacaagggttttattgaaattgggtagcgggtatctcacagtagAGTACACTTGAAAGTTATTTGCTTATACCCGTTACGATgtaagagtattataacttaatGCCTTTCTCAAATGTCTGTACcagggagaaagagaagagagatcAGGGTCAAAAGTCGAGACGATATTGCAACACCcttctttctgtctgtccgtacgAAGAGGTAGatcaatgaaaatataataaattcaaaaatgaaatatcacaactataaaaatttaattgtaattacaagTAACGCTTTATTGAATGTAGATaaatttacaaacaaattttgagaTTACacaaattttcttatattaattttaaacttcAATCTCATCTGATTTTGGTCctaaaatgcattttccaAAGTGTTTTGGTTCGTTCCTAAAGTATTTCTCAATAACATTCTGTACTTGGTCCACAGTTACAGCCAATACACGACTGcgatattgcaaataaatgtcaTAGGAGGCACCTAAAACGAAGCTATCTAAGCTGACTTCCCCTGGACTAATGGGCCAATCTACGAGTTGTAAAACGGCAAGTTTAGCCTCAAAGACAGCTTGCTCATCAAGCTTTAATTGGTGGGCTTGCAGCCACTCATACGTCTTATCGAATACCTTCATTGTGTTCGATGCGTTAGGATCACGGTAGCTGTGAACATTAAAGAGACCATCAAATCCTATCCTGGCGCCAGCACCATAAGCTCCGTTTTTCTCCCGCACCACAGGCCACAAATATTTGGAAGTTAGGAATTTTGCCAATACTCGTAGAGCAGGATGATCCTCATGCGCATAAGGAACTGCAAAGAAAGTCTTTGCGCAGAAGCTTAATGGCATATCTAAATTGTGGTAGCGGAAAGATGGTTTCAGCAAGAATATCTCCTTGGCTTCAATATTATGCTCTTGTATAGGTAAGTGGGTTAAAAATCTTTCATAGTCgcccaaaattttgaatacattATTTTCTGATGTATTAATAGCAACACGCAAATTACTTCTGCTAAAGACCTTAGATCCAATACTCTTTAGACTGTCTCGAATGGCATCAATGCTATTCTCCTTGACATACTTCTTCATATAGTCTATATGGTCAACTCCTGATAACAACGACTTTAATTGGGCTGCATTGGTTACCAATGCAGAGGAAGCAGTCATGACATGTAAATGTCCCAATTTTGCAACGTCTAGTGTTAACTTggtaatataatttgttacAAGCATCTTGAGCCGATCAATATCCTCCAGTTGAAAGTTGAGCAGAATTTCTTCACAGAGTTGAAACATGTCCCACACGTTGTTGTCGAGGGCAAAAGCATTCATTAAGAGTCCCAGGCGATATGTCTTACTATCTGTTACGTTCTCTACGAGTTTAGCTGAGCACTCTAGACGTGCCATTTTTGAACGAATTATATTGTCGAATTGGCGATAGTCGTGATTGGAAGATCCCATTTCGCTAAACACGTTACAGAATAATGGCAAGAGCATCGCATCGTTCAGACTTAGTCCAGTGGTATTGAACATACACTTGAGGTAGGTTATCCCGGCTATGGGCTCATGGCTGATCAACGTGGGAACATCTCGGAGGGTTATCTCTTTTATTTGAGGCCGCGGAATCGGTTTTTGAACGTCGTTTATTGATAAACACGGCAGCACATTTATATTATCTGGTGCTTGTTGTAAGGCCTCGAGTTTTAGGCCGTTTTTATAAATCTTTTTAAACTCTTCGTCGTTAGTTTCCTTCAGTTTTTTACGAATTAGTTTCGCTTCAGCTTGACGTCTCTCAATTTCATGAACCGCGTTTGGACGCATGATTAGCGTTAGCTTAtgcttattattaataaaatatttttctagtTTCTGTTCGAAATACTTAGGATTGTCTTTTAATTTggtttgcaatttttcaaaCAAATCGGAGATTTTTAAGTTGGCGACCACATCACCATCATGATTCCACAATACTGTGGATCTATATAGCAAGCGCTTACATTCACTTTGCTGTTTTCTGAGTAGCTCTTGAGTACAAAGAATAGCTTCAACAAGCTTCGAATCAAAGCCTTCATTGATAGTCTTATGCACTGTATTGTCAAAGAGGTCTTCAAATATTTCCACATCATTATTCGCAACATCTTGCAAGCCCACATTGAAATAAGTATCCTTACAATTTGGCAAATATCCGGTCCATTTGGTGAAACCTCCAGAGAAGTTAGGATCTATCATGCTCTTGTGGAATGGAGAGTTGGGACTGCGAATCAATAATTCCGAAAGTATTTTAAGTTCAAAGCTCTCTTGAATGTCGGTTATATCACACATCAGCAAGGCGATTCCTACTCGGTTCTGGTGGTCCAAACTGATACTAGAGTCCGGTCTACCCTGAATGGAGGCACAACGTGGTTGAGACCAACGATCCTCTGAGGGTATGCGACTGAAAGATGTATCTAAACGATCATAGTGGGATAAATATTCCTTATCGATAAATTCAAGCGTCTTCTCTAAATCAAAAGAACCATAGGAAAAGATGCGTGCATTACTTGGATGATAATATTTCTTATGGTAATTAACTATTTCTTCGAGTTTTAACTTTGGGATTTCCAGTTGAGTGCCCGGCGCAATGTGCCCATAGGTGTTAGGCAGAATGTAATTAAGCATTTTCTGTTTGAAAAACCTGGAGTTATCCGCATAAGATCCTATCATTTCGTTATAGACTACGCCCTTGATAACTATATCTGACTTGGGGTTATGTAAGTCCTGGTGCTCTAGACGCCAACCTTCTTGCAGAAAATCCATAAAGAACAAGTTCGGTCTGTgatgttaatttaattaatgaaatgttattttaacttaaattattaattatttacctAAATACCGCATCCAAATAAACCTTCTGCAGGTTTCTGAAGTCGGCCTCGTTCTTAGTTGAAAATGGATACATTGTGTAATCTGGTCCAGTCATTGCATTCATAAAATTGGCAACTGATCGAATTATCATTTTGTAAAAGAGATCCCGAACAGGTAAATTTTTTGATCCGCACAAGACGAGGTGCTCCAAAACATGCGGCAGGCCCGTTGAATCGAACGGTTTAGTGcgaaaatgaattgaaaatacattttgaatatcaTGGCTATCGAGATGCCAAAACTCCGTGCCTGTGCCAAGATGTCTCAAGGTGCACGACATGAGTCCAAAGTCCGCGATGGGTTCAACACGTTCACAAAGGAATCCTTGGTATACGTTTCCttctttataattatatttctgtCCATCTATTATATATGGCATACTGCTTTTGATTTCTGTAACTGCATTGGCGCTGCTGACAACACGCTCTACAGATGTGGCATTTTGTAACGGAGATTTAATATGTAGTATCCTTACCAAAGGGCGCTGCACCGACTTGAGATATTTGATATGTCTAATCATATTGGAACTATACTAATTTAGAAAGTTGCGTAAGAAGgccaaaaatattcataaattttgtgaatttagAAAATAGTATAGCATGTGTAGTGTGAGTGAAATATATGGTATGGGCAACTGAGatttagtttttatacccgctacccatagggtagaagggtattataactttgttccgacagaaaatgtatgtaacaggtagaaggaggcatctccgaccctataaagtatatatattcttgatcagcgtcaacagccgagacgatctagccatgtccgtctgtccgtctgtgtgtctgtccgtatgaacacctagatctcagagactataagagatagagctattattttcgacagcatttgttatgtttgcacgcagatcaagtttatttaaaatttttgccacgcccacttccgcccccgtaaataaaaaaaaatcgaataacaagcgtaattgtaaagctagaattgcgaattttggaatatacaataactatagtatttatgattcctgaaaatttgcgatcagataaaaattgtcgaagttattaaagaaatacttttgtaggggcaaaaacgcctacttactagggttctaatttgctttggccgacaatctggtatattgtgccgtctatggtatattttgaatgcggacTATATCGAGATACCatatataacatttggtatattattagtattttagtatatttggtatatttttataataccccaaaatatatttttagtatttttgtagtataattggtgtgttttgagaataatacctcaaaatatattgcttttattcaaaatgggtagctggtatctcacagtcgagcacactcgactgtagctttcttacttgttttcttttgtaaatatataaggTGATaggtttgttatttttctacCCTAAAGGTACACACAtatcatatgtatattcttgaagAGCGCCAAAAGTCGAAACGAGAGACAGTCTgaccgtatgaacacctagatctcaaagaCAATAAGAGATTTAATTTTCTTCGACAACACTCAACTTTAAtcgaaacaaacttgatctgcgtgcaaacatgcacgcagatcaagtttgtttcgattatttgccacgcccactttcgcctctgcaaatcgaaaaaaaaaacgaataacaatCGTAGTTTAGAAGCAAGAGTGATATCGATACATACAATAAGAAATTTAGTGTTTATGATTCCTGATAATTTGaatgcgatcagataaaattttagaagttatttaagaactACTTTTGTGTGGCAAAAAAATTCTACTTTGTTGCCTTGTCTGACATTCTGCTATGCTTaatactctatagtatattttaaatgtattgcaACTTATCAAATAttgccttcggtatattttagtaatgttatggtatattttaagaataataccgtactGTTATGTTATTGCTCAAAATGGGacgcgagtatctcacagttgagctcACCCGACTTTAGCTTTCCTACtttctgttgctgtgttttgaTGTTTTTGGCTCACGTATAAGCTACTAACAGCAGTAAAgtgtcaaaataaaaaaatataacatatattattttaccaTGACggattttttattataataactaTTAAGTGACTATAAGCTTAACTTTGCAAAACAGtcgaattaaaatatatgtagataaaTGGTACACACATAAGGTATATATGCTTGATACtaatacttattttaatttgctagatcaagattatattatattacatatagTATACAGTGTATACTTATGCATagtttatatacaaaaattacaaaacgAATTACGAATAGAAtatggcaattggcaattagCAATAAGCATTTACGATTCACGATTGCCCTTCCCGTCTACTTGTTGAAATTCTCAATCTGCTGGAGGACCCAACTGCGAGATGCTGCCTGACTGAGGTGCGGCGGACATAAGATGGTTCCCGGATGCTGGCCAATTAGCTCCTGTAGAGCGGCCTTAGACGGCTTCGGTGCTATTTGCGGTGGACCATGATGATGTTGGCACCCACCATTGGGGGGCGGTGGTGGCGGACTGCGAGGTCTCTTCAGTTCGTAGTCAGTGCTGCGCTTCTCATTATTGTCATCGCTGTAAATGGCTGAATCGCGAAAATCATTTTCTAGACTATCCTCCACTTGCTGCTCATACTCAAAGCTAGACGAGGGCAGCTCGGCCGCAGGGCGTTTGCGCTGCTGTTCGCACATGCTGTCACTGGATGTACAGGACGATGAGGTCAGCGAGAAGACGGAGTCGCGCTGCAGCGATGCTTCCGAGCTGGCAATAATGCTGAAGAGCGTCTTGGGATCCGCATAGTCCACATGGGCCATACGCTCACCCACCGCCTCGCTGCCCTGACGATGCAAGATGCTCTGGCGACACATTTCACTCACATCGGAGACACGTCGCTCCGGCGGACGATTGCTGCGACCAAAGGCCATGCTAAGATTATCAATGGACTTGAGGGCCCGCGGCAGCAATGAGATCTCCGAGTGGCTAACATTCTCCAGAGTTGGCTTGCTGCCAGAACCAGGATTGCCATTACTCAGCAGACGCTTCATTAAATTCTTTGGTATGGGACGAGCATAGAGCGCCTCATTCGGGTCATCGTCACGTTCGGTTTGTCCCGTCGACTCCAAGCTCAGGTTAATGACAGTTGATTGGCTGTCACGCTTGACCGTTGATCCCGAGCTCGATTCGGAGCCAGTGCTGTCACGCTGCTGCACTGCATCTTCGCCCACGAGCTGCAGCACTCCTTCCGGCGAATAGACGAGCGTCACATAGTCCGATTCGGGACGCGGTGCGGGTGGACGTTTCTCGCGTGGCTTGAAATATTGCACAGACTTGGCACGTCCCAATATAGGGGAAAATTTGTAGGGCACATGGACATTGCGCAGCAGCGTCTCATAGATG encodes the following:
- the LOC133842189 gene encoding presequence protease, mitochondrial-like isoform X2 yields the protein MPYIIDGQKYNYKEGNVYQGFLCERVEPIADFGLMSCTLRHLGTGTEFWHLDSHDIQNVFSIHFRTKPFDSTGLPHVLEHLVLCGSKNLPVRDLFYKMIIRSVANFMNAMTGPDYTMYPFSTKNEADFRNLQKVYLDAVFRPNLFFMDFLQEGWRLEHQDLHNPKSDIVIKGVVYNEMIGSYADNSRFFKQKMLNYILPNTYGHIAPGTQLEIPKLKLEEIVNYHKKYYHPSNARIFSYGSFDLEKTLEFIDKEYLSHYDRLDTSFSRIPSEDRWSQPRCASIQGRPDSSISLDHQNRVGIALLMCDITDIQESFELKILSELLIRSPNSPFHKSMIDPNFSGGFTKWTGYLPNCKDTYFNVGLQDVANNDVEIFEDLFDNTVHKTINEGFDSKLVEAILCTQELLRKQQSECKRLLYRSTVLWNHDGDVVANLKISDLFEKLQTKLKDNPKYFEQKLEKYFINNKHKLTLIMRPNAVHEIERRQAEAKLIRKKLKETNDEEFKKIYKNGLKLEALQQAPDNINVLPCLSINDVQKPIPRPQIKEITLRDVPTLISHEPIAGITYLKCMFNTTGLSLNDAMLLPLFCNVFSEMGSSNHDYRQFDNIIRSKMARLECSAKLVENVTDSKTYRLGLLMNAFALDNNVWDMFQLCEEILLNFQLEDIDRLKMLVTNYITKLTLDVAKLGHLHVMTASSALVTNAAQLKSLLSGVDHIDYMKKYVKENSIDAIRDSLKSIGSKVFSRSNLRVAINTSENNVFKILGDYERFLTHLPIQEHNIEAKEIFLLKPSFRYHNLDMPLSFCAKTFFAVPYAHEDHPALRVLAKFLTSKYLWPVVREKNGAYGAGARIGFDGLFNVHSYRDPNASNTMKVFDKTYEWLQAHQLKLDEQAVFEAKLAVLQLVDWPISPGEVSLDSFVLGASYDIYLQYRSRVLAVTVDQVQNVIEKYFRNEPKHFGKCILGPKSDEIEV
- the LOC133842189 gene encoding presequence protease, mitochondrial-like isoform X1 — translated: MIRHIKYLKSVQRPLVRILHIKSPLQNATSVERVVSSANAVTEIKSSMPYIIDGQKYNYKEGNVYQGFLCERVEPIADFGLMSCTLRHLGTGTEFWHLDSHDIQNVFSIHFRTKPFDSTGLPHVLEHLVLCGSKNLPVRDLFYKMIIRSVANFMNAMTGPDYTMYPFSTKNEADFRNLQKVYLDAVFRPNLFFMDFLQEGWRLEHQDLHNPKSDIVIKGVVYNEMIGSYADNSRFFKQKMLNYILPNTYGHIAPGTQLEIPKLKLEEIVNYHKKYYHPSNARIFSYGSFDLEKTLEFIDKEYLSHYDRLDTSFSRIPSEDRWSQPRCASIQGRPDSSISLDHQNRVGIALLMCDITDIQESFELKILSELLIRSPNSPFHKSMIDPNFSGGFTKWTGYLPNCKDTYFNVGLQDVANNDVEIFEDLFDNTVHKTINEGFDSKLVEAILCTQELLRKQQSECKRLLYRSTVLWNHDGDVVANLKISDLFEKLQTKLKDNPKYFEQKLEKYFINNKHKLTLIMRPNAVHEIERRQAEAKLIRKKLKETNDEEFKKIYKNGLKLEALQQAPDNINVLPCLSINDVQKPIPRPQIKEITLRDVPTLISHEPIAGITYLKCMFNTTGLSLNDAMLLPLFCNVFSEMGSSNHDYRQFDNIIRSKMARLECSAKLVENVTDSKTYRLGLLMNAFALDNNVWDMFQLCEEILLNFQLEDIDRLKMLVTNYITKLTLDVAKLGHLHVMTASSALVTNAAQLKSLLSGVDHIDYMKKYVKENSIDAIRDSLKSIGSKVFSRSNLRVAINTSENNVFKILGDYERFLTHLPIQEHNIEAKEIFLLKPSFRYHNLDMPLSFCAKTFFAVPYAHEDHPALRVLAKFLTSKYLWPVVREKNGAYGAGARIGFDGLFNVHSYRDPNASNTMKVFDKTYEWLQAHQLKLDEQAVFEAKLAVLQLVDWPISPGEVSLDSFVLGASYDIYLQYRSRVLAVTVDQVQNVIEKYFRNEPKHFGKCILGPKSDEIEV